A genomic region of Catalinimonas niigatensis contains the following coding sequences:
- a CDS encoding alanine/glycine:cation symporter family protein, whose amino-acid sequence MQELNDFLSAIDGFIGGSQWFVFALLGTGLFFTIYLKFPQIRYFGHALRSVRGKYDKEGDEGDTSHFQALTTALSGTVGTGNIAGVAYAIHLGGPPAIFWMIVTAFLGMTTKFVEVTLSHKYREKDEEGKIAGGPMYYMKNKLNYRWLAVIFALATILSSFGTGNMPQINSISTSMYATFGINQMLTGAVLAIILGFVIIGGITRIAKVTEKLVPFMAAVYIIGALAVIFYNIGEIPSAFAAIFSDLFTGTAATGGFLGASIAFAFNRGVNRGLFSNEAGQGSAPIAHAAARAHEPVSEGLVAILEPFIDTIIICSITGLVILTSGVWNEKMVNRFESADLMIFNGSLQENDEADVQQLYNLLVNGDAVETFSGQLMIENGKIQSDVTLLHARSIAEHVEVTQNGRLFNGEINITDGKLDLKKEENLGIVLRGESLVHSAPLTAEAFNRSYFGSYGQYIISIGLLLFAFSTAISWSYYGDRATTYLFGVKYVNVFRLLYVVGFFLASFADTTIIWTLSGITIALMTLPNLFGILMLSKDMKRTVKEYWQGFHEEYPDEKIPERLK is encoded by the coding sequence ATGCAGGAATTAAATGATTTCTTAAGTGCCATTGATGGCTTCATTGGTGGTAGCCAATGGTTTGTGTTTGCTCTTTTAGGCACGGGACTTTTCTTCACCATCTACCTCAAATTTCCCCAGATTCGTTACTTCGGACATGCACTGCGTTCGGTAAGGGGCAAGTACGATAAAGAAGGGGACGAAGGAGATACTTCCCACTTCCAGGCCTTGACCACCGCTTTATCCGGTACGGTGGGAACTGGCAATATTGCTGGCGTAGCCTATGCCATACATCTGGGCGGTCCTCCCGCAATTTTCTGGATGATTGTCACTGCCTTCCTGGGGATGACTACCAAATTTGTGGAAGTGACTTTATCTCATAAGTACCGGGAGAAGGACGAGGAAGGTAAGATTGCTGGAGGTCCTATGTATTACATGAAAAACAAACTCAATTACCGTTGGCTGGCAGTCATTTTTGCCCTGGCGACAATCCTTTCTTCATTTGGTACCGGCAATATGCCCCAGATCAATAGTATTTCTACTTCTATGTACGCTACCTTCGGCATCAACCAGATGCTTACCGGAGCGGTGCTGGCCATTATTCTGGGTTTTGTCATCATTGGTGGAATCACCAGAATTGCCAAAGTCACGGAGAAGTTGGTGCCCTTTATGGCAGCAGTTTATATCATTGGTGCATTGGCAGTGATCTTTTATAATATTGGCGAGATTCCATCAGCCTTTGCAGCCATATTCTCTGATTTGTTTACTGGCACCGCTGCTACCGGAGGATTTTTAGGAGCCAGTATCGCTTTCGCTTTCAACCGGGGAGTAAATCGTGGCTTGTTTTCCAATGAAGCAGGTCAGGGCTCAGCACCTATTGCCCACGCTGCTGCCAGAGCCCATGAGCCGGTTTCTGAAGGTTTAGTGGCCATACTGGAGCCTTTTATTGATACCATCATCATTTGTAGTATCACTGGACTGGTCATCCTGACTTCGGGCGTGTGGAACGAAAAAATGGTAAATCGCTTTGAAAGTGCTGACCTCATGATATTTAATGGCAGCTTACAGGAAAATGATGAAGCGGACGTGCAACAACTTTATAACTTGTTGGTAAATGGTGATGCAGTAGAAACCTTTAGCGGTCAATTAATGATTGAAAATGGAAAAATTCAAAGTGATGTCACCTTACTGCATGCCCGTTCCATTGCTGAGCATGTAGAGGTAACACAGAATGGCAGGTTATTCAATGGAGAGATCAACATTACCGATGGTAAACTTGATCTAAAGAAAGAAGAAAATCTAGGTATCGTGTTGAGAGGTGAGTCACTGGTACACAGTGCACCGCTTACTGCCGAGGCTTTCAATCGTTCATATTTTGGGAGTTACGGGCAATACATCATCTCAATTGGACTGTTATTATTTGCTTTTTCCACCGCTATTTCCTGGTCTTATTATGGGGATCGGGCTACCACCTATCTTTTTGGCGTAAAGTATGTCAACGTTTTTCGCCTCTTATATGTAGTAGGTTTCTTTTTGGCCTCATTTGCTGACACTACCATCATCTGGACGCTATCCGGTATTACCATTGCCCTGATGACGTTGCCCAACCTCTTTGGAATACTGATGCTCAGCAAAGATATGAAACGTACGGTAAAAGAATACTGGCAGGGCTTCCATGAGGAATATCCCGATGAAAAGATTCCTGAAAGACTTAAATGA
- a CDS encoding NAD-dependent epimerase/dehydratase family protein encodes MKIFLTGTSGLLGSNTAKELLKRGHQVRGLFHNSSEAALLDKHPNFEEFHGDITDYDRMIEGVAGCDAVVHAAADTRQWPDRSSDYVNTNVKGTLNVMEAAKKARVKRGVFVSTANSLGFGTKEHPGDETSPPKFEQYGIGYMETKYQAQQIVLTEARENGYPFLVVNPTFMIGPNDFKPSSGRMVIAVAKGKVPGYPVGGKNYVYVGDAATAIANALTMGRPGECYILGNENLSYQEMFTKIANVVGQKPPRLAIPPFATKAFGMMGTIAGQLFGITPNVSYKMAVVSCDGHYFSAKKAVEELNMPQTPIETAIKECYEWFKEHGYLNR; translated from the coding sequence ATGAAAATTTTTTTAACAGGTACCAGCGGCTTGCTGGGTAGCAATACAGCGAAAGAACTTTTAAAACGCGGGCATCAAGTAAGAGGGCTATTTCATAATTCTTCTGAAGCAGCACTGCTGGACAAGCATCCTAATTTTGAGGAGTTTCATGGGGACATTACGGACTACGACCGGATGATTGAGGGAGTAGCAGGCTGTGATGCAGTAGTACATGCAGCAGCAGATACCAGGCAGTGGCCTGATCGTTCTTCCGACTATGTCAACACCAATGTAAAAGGCACACTCAATGTGATGGAAGCTGCCAAGAAAGCCCGGGTGAAGCGGGGTGTTTTTGTAAGCACTGCCAATTCTTTAGGCTTCGGGACCAAGGAGCATCCTGGTGATGAGACTTCCCCTCCTAAGTTTGAGCAGTATGGTATTGGTTACATGGAGACCAAATACCAGGCGCAGCAGATTGTCTTAACGGAAGCACGCGAAAATGGCTATCCGTTTTTGGTCGTCAATCCTACTTTTATGATCGGACCGAATGACTTTAAACCTAGTTCAGGCAGAATGGTGATCGCTGTAGCGAAGGGCAAAGTACCTGGTTATCCGGTGGGTGGTAAGAACTATGTGTATGTGGGAGATGCAGCCACGGCTATTGCCAATGCATTGACAATGGGGCGCCCGGGAGAGTGTTATATTTTAGGAAACGAAAACCTTAGCTACCAGGAGATGTTTACCAAGATAGCGAATGTGGTCGGTCAAAAACCACCCCGGCTGGCGATTCCACCTTTTGCCACCAAAGCGTTTGGAATGATGGGAACAATCGCAGGCCAACTTTTTGGAATTACTCCCAATGTGAGTTATAAAATGGCTGTCGTCTCTTGCGATGGGCATTATTTTTCAGCAAAAAAGGCAGTTGAAGAGCTCAACATGCCTCAAACACCAATAGAAACCGCAATCAAAGAATGTTATGAATGGTTCAAAGAACATGGCTACCTCAACAGATGA